The Psychrobacillus sp. FSL K6-2836 nucleotide sequence GCATTTATATAATTTACAGCTTTCGCTGCATTAACAGCTGCCTCCCATAATTTTTCCCTAGCTTCCTGAGGGAAATTTGGGGAAGGTGCCTCTTCCATAACTTTTTGATTTCTCCGCTGAACAGAACAATTTCGTTCGAATAAATGAACGATATTCCCATAGGTGTCCCCAAAAATTTGTACTTCTATATGTCTAGAAAAATCAATGAATTTCTCTAAAAAAACTACATCGCTACCAAAATAGGATTTCGCTCGTGTTTTAATCGATTCAAAATTTTTAAGAAGCGTTGCCTCATCATCACAACGAATCATTCCTATACCACCACCGCCAGCACTCGCTTTAAGCATGATCGGATATCCAATCGAAGAAGCAGCTACTATTGCATCTTCTACAGAAGCAAGTCCTTCTTCTGTTCCTGGAACAACTGGAACGTTTGCATTTATCATCGTAAGTCTTGAGCCAATTTTATCCCCCATTTTTTCAATTGTTTCTGGCTTTGGACCTATAAAGATAATACCTGCAGCCTCTGCCTTTCGAGCAAATTCAGCATTCTCTGATAAAAATCCATATCCCGGATGGATCGCATCAACTTTTTCCCTTTTCGCAAGTGCAATAATATCGTCTACTTTTAAGTAGGATTGTTGAACTTGATTAGGTCCTATTAAAAAAGCATAATCAGCCTCTTTTGCATAAGGTAGATCTTTGTCTGCTTCTGAATAGATTGCTACTGTTTCAATATTTAATCTCTTACATGTTTTAATAATACGTCTTGCTATTTCTCCCCTATTTGCGATTAAAACTTTCTTCATATTACTTCCCCCTCGATTTGAACATTTACCCCATCTATATTAGTCTATACGAATCATGAAAGCGATTTCAACTAAATTCTAGTTTACAATATGTTAAACAACAAAAAAAAAGCCCTAAATAAGGCTTTTTTACTTGCGCTCGATATGAGTAATACCTTGTTTAACCCAGTTTAATAGCTGTTCATAATCATTTTTCAATAAATTATATGCGCTTGAAATTTCGTCATAAGAGTGCCTCATCTCATCATAACTTTCCATTGCCAATTGCAAATGGTTTTGAAGAGAGGAAGAATCCGCTAATTCTTTCGTAGAATAAGAGGTTGGTTTATGTTCCTTTTTCATAATTTGAGGGCGTAGATTTTTGTTCCATCGGAATGCACATGCCTGTTTGGATCGTCCTAGCAGTACACTCGCTTCTTGAAAACCTGAAATCTGCGTGTGACCTTCATTAATTTTATTCAAAATTATTTCTTTTAGAAGATTATCTTCTTCCTCAGTCCAACTATCTTTTCTCAATTTTACATTCATCTGGATCACCCTTTGCTTTTTTATTAATA carries:
- a CDS encoding acetyl-CoA carboxylase biotin carboxylase subunit — its product is MKKVLIANRGEIARRIIKTCKRLNIETVAIYSEADKDLPYAKEADYAFLIGPNQVQQSYLKVDDIIALAKREKVDAIHPGYGFLSENAEFARKAEAAGIIFIGPKPETIEKMGDKIGSRLTMINANVPVVPGTEEGLASVEDAIVAASSIGYPIMLKASAGGGGIGMIRCDDEATLLKNFESIKTRAKSYFGSDVVFLEKFIDFSRHIEVQIFGDTYGNIVHLFERNCSVQRRNQKVMEEAPSPNFPQEAREKLWEAAVNAAKAVNYINAGTVEFIVDHNHQFYFLEMNTRLQVEHPITEAITGFDLVEWQLKVAAGEELPVKDQSSIKSNGHAIEFRIYAEDPKTFFPSPGIITSQSFETEEKIRIDAGYAEGDKVTPFYDPMISKVIVHAENRKLAIESAQKVFSSAKIEGVKTNIPLFHQFLEDESFTSGEYSTSVLGEWMNKQREEISK
- a CDS encoding transcriptional regulator — encoded protein: MNVKLRKDSWTEEEDNLLKEIILNKINEGHTQISGFQEASVLLGRSKQACAFRWNKNLRPQIMKKEHKPTSYSTKELADSSSLQNHLQLAMESYDEMRHSYDEISSAYNLLKNDYEQLLNWVKQGITHIERK